The following is a genomic window from Pararhizobium capsulatum DSM 1112.
CCGGCCCCTGGAATGAAAGCGTTCTGGCGGAACTGCTGGCGGCGCGTTTTGCGCATGCCTTGCGTCAGGCGCTCGAAAGCCGCTCGCCGGACCTTCGTGCCTGGCCGAACCACGTGGCCTATATGGCAAGCTATATCGATATGCGTCTCGGTTTCGCCTATGAGCCCGACTGGGCCTTCCCGGATTTCGAGGCACTGCGGTTGCTGCTTCCGCTTCAGGCGGCGATCGAAATAGTCAAGGCGCGGCCTGCGGCTCTGGCGGCGCTTGCTCGCAATGGCCGACGCAGCGGCAACCCGCTGCGTTTTGTCGAGAGGCTTGATGCCGCAGCGACGGAGCATCTGGTCCTTCATTTTCTGGAAAGAGCGCCACTTTCCGCGATGCAATCCGGCCCGCCTGCCTCCTCTCCCTTGCTGGAGATTTTTCTGGAGGCATTGGGCAAGACGAGCCTTACCAATATAGACAGGGCTGTGCTGGTCCTGCTCTGCGAAGCGGATCAGTCCTTCGCTTCCGACGATATGTCTCTCGCAATCCTGACTGCCGCTGATGTTGTCGGCCTTGCGGTCATCGCCGCCGAATTCGAGCGGCGCAACGCGCGCGCGCTGACCTTTGCGGATCTTTCAACTGCAACCGGCCTCATCCGGCAGGTCCTGCCACCGCATCTTGCAACCGTAACCCTGCAGATGGCCGAGCAGGCCTTTGCAAGGCCGATGGTCGAGAGAATTCTGGGCTCGCTGGCAAAACACGCTCCACAGACGGCGGGCGGAGGCAGCCGTGAGCGACATTCCGTGTCTCCGGGCGAGGGCCGGGCACTGCATCTGTCGTCGCCGCTTGGAGGTCTCGCCCTGCTGCTTCCCGATGTCGTCAGGCTTTCGCTTCACCGCCATCTCGGCACAAACGGTCTGCGCCGGGCACTGCTGTCGATACCCGATGCGGACCTTCGCCTCCGCGCCGAAAAGGATGCGCTGATCGATTTTCTCTTCCCCGAAATCCACGACGCAGATGATCCGACCTTTCCACCGGTGCCGGATATCGCCCTTGCGCGGCTGGCGCCGGAATCGAGAGGCCTGATCAACGGCGTCGAGGGTGCCGTGGGCTGGGGCGACTTGCTGGTCGCCAGTTTTTCAAGCCGGCTACCTGGCTTGCGCGCCAGTTCGCGCGCCTATCTGCAGCGCCAGTTTTTCCTCGTGTCCGGTCGTGCAGAGATCACCGATGCCGCCGTGGTCGTGACGCTCGATGGACCGCCTCTGGCGATCATCCTGAAGATGGCGGGTCTTTCCGGCGACCAGATGCCGGTGCCGCATCTGAACGACCGGCTCCTCATCCTTCATATCGGAAGCGGACGATGAACGCCCCCTCCCGCGCCCTTTTCGACGCTGCCGACTGGATGCGGCAGGCGATGATGGTGGTTGCGCTCCGCTTGCGGCACGAGGTTGCGCTGACACGCGCCCTTCGCGGACAGGATCGACAGGAGGGCTTTCTCGGCCTGTTTCTCTCCGACGACGATGCCGAGGCGATACTGGCGGAAGCATCCGGCCGGTTGCGGGCGTCGGGCACGGCGGCATCGGCGGCGGAGATCGCCGACCTGCAACAGCAGATCGCGCACGCCCGGCAGGTCGATCCGAACGGCATCTGGGCGCGATTGGCAACGCTGTTCGGGCTGGCGGAAGCCGAGCTCGATCTTCTGCTCTATGCCGCCGCTCCGGCGATCGATCCGCGCTACGGTCGCGTCTACGGCTACCTCAATGACGACATGGCCAAGCGTCACCTGACGCCGGCACTGGCGGCGAGGTTGCTGGATCATCACGGCCTCGACATGCTGACGCTGCGGCGGATGCTGGCGGACGGCGCGCCGCTGGTCGTTGCGCGGCTGATCGTTCCCGGCGCTGAACGGCCGTTTGTCGAATGCCCGCTGCGGGTCGATGAATCCGTCCTCGACCGCCTGCTGGGCGGGCAGTCGCCGGATACCGCGCTGCAGCCTTTCTTCGACCTGCTCCCGGTCCAGGGCAATCGGGCTGCTCTCGAGCCATGCATAGTGTTGGCCGTCAGCGAGCCCGGGCAGGATCCGGGCAGTTTTGCAATCGAGACGGCTGGCGCGCTTGGTCTCGATATCATGCTGTTCGAGCACAGCCGGTTTGCCGGACTCGATCGCGCCAGTCAGGCGGCGACCCTGGCTGCATGCATGCGCGAGGCGAAGCTCTACGGAGCACTGCCGGTGCTGTCCGGATTTGACGCCGCGCCGCCGGCCGAACGGCGGGATATCGCCGGCCTGATCAGCGCCCCGGCTCTGCTGCTCACCTCGAAACCGGTGCTGTGGGATGATGCCGGGTTGGTCGCACGCACGGTCCTGTTGCCAGAGGCCTCCGAGGCGGCGCGAAAAGCCATCCTGGAGGGGCTGTTTTTGGCAAGCCCCGCCATCGATCGCCCGCTTCTGGCGCGCCTCGCCAATCTTCCGCGCCTCGGTCTGCTTCCGCTCGCAAGGCTTGCCGCGAGACACAAGGAACCTGCGGCCCTCTGGGCGGCCGCGATGGAGCGGATGACATCAGGTCTTTCGGGTCTGGCCCAGCAGGTCAGCGCGCCGCATGTGCTGGATGATCTCGTGCTGCAACCGAAGGCGCTTGCGGCCTTGCGTGGTCTTGTCGGCAACCAGCAGTCTGCCTCGATCGTGCTCAAGGAATGGAAGCTCGGGCCGGTCCTCGGCAAGCGATCGAGCACCACAGTTCTGTTCAAGGGGCCGCCGGGCACCGGCAAGACCATGGCGGCCGGAGCCTTGGCAAACGAGCTGGGCCTCGGCCTGTTTCGCGTCGATCTGGCGGGCATGGTGTCGAAATATATCGGCGAGACGGAGAAGAACCTCGACATGCTTTTCGAAGCGGCGGCCTGCGCCGACATCATCCTGTTTTTCGACGAGGCCGACGCGGTGTTCGGCGAGCGCACCGAAATCCAGGATGCGCGCGACCGCTACGCCAATCTGCAGACATCCTATCTGCTGCAGCGACTGGAGAACTTCGACGGTATCTCGGTCCTCGCGACCAATCTGCAGAAGAACATCGACGAGGCGTTCCTGCGGCGCATCGATGTGGTCGTCGATTTCCCCGCACCCGGAAAGGCGGAACGGCGATTGATCTGGGAGCGCATTCATTTGACGGGCGCGCCGATCGGCGAGGATGTCGATTTCGAGTTCCTGGCGGCGCGGATGGAGCTGACGGGCGCGGAAATCCGCAACTGCTGGCTCGATGCCGCCCACCGGGCGGCACAGCGCAGGACCGTGATCGACATGGACCTGATCCTCCAGGCCGTGGGCCGGGAACTGGTCAAGCAGGGGAAACCCGTGCGCAAGTCCGCCTTCGGCGATTCCTATGCCCGGCTGCGCATCGATGAGGCGGGGCCATGATCGATTTCACCAAACCGCTT
Proteins encoded in this region:
- a CDS encoding ATP-binding protein; protein product: MNAPSRALFDAADWMRQAMMVVALRLRHEVALTRALRGQDRQEGFLGLFLSDDDAEAILAEASGRLRASGTAASAAEIADLQQQIAHARQVDPNGIWARLATLFGLAEAELDLLLYAAAPAIDPRYGRVYGYLNDDMAKRHLTPALAARLLDHHGLDMLTLRRMLADGAPLVVARLIVPGAERPFVECPLRVDESVLDRLLGGQSPDTALQPFFDLLPVQGNRAALEPCIVLAVSEPGQDPGSFAIETAGALGLDIMLFEHSRFAGLDRASQAATLAACMREAKLYGALPVLSGFDAAPPAERRDIAGLISAPALLLTSKPVLWDDAGLVARTVLLPEASEAARKAILEGLFLASPAIDRPLLARLANLPRLGLLPLARLAARHKEPAALWAAAMERMTSGLSGLAQQVSAPHVLDDLVLQPKALAALRGLVGNQQSASIVLKEWKLGPVLGKRSSTTVLFKGPPGTGKTMAAGALANELGLGLFRVDLAGMVSKYIGETEKNLDMLFEAAACADIILFFDEADAVFGERTEIQDARDRYANLQTSYLLQRLENFDGISVLATNLQKNIDEAFLRRIDVVVDFPAPGKAERRLIWERIHLTGAPIGEDVDFEFLAARMELTGAEIRNCWLDAAHRAAQRRTVIDMDLILQAVGRELVKQGKPVRKSAFGDSYARLRIDEAGP